A stretch of the Flavobacterium sp. 5 genome encodes the following:
- a CDS encoding response regulator gives MKHMTIWVIDDDPIYQIIVNKMIKKSELFLNVLSFKNGKEAIDDFKKKLEEKETLPNIILLDINMPVMDGWEFMAEMVVLKEQINETIQIYIVSSSIAVEDKNKAKHYPEIVAYLVKPINNNDLTLITANY, from the coding sequence ATGAAACACATGACCATTTGGGTTATTGATGATGATCCAATATATCAAATTATTGTTAATAAAATGATCAAAAAATCAGAATTATTTTTAAATGTTTTGAGTTTTAAAAACGGAAAAGAAGCTATCGATGATTTCAAAAAGAAACTAGAAGAAAAAGAAACTCTTCCTAATATAATACTTTTGGATATAAATATGCCTGTTATGGATGGTTGGGAGTTTATGGCTGAGATGGTAGTCTTAAAAGAACAAATCAATGAAACAATTCAAATATATATTGTGAGCTCATCAATTGCAGTTGAAGACAAAAACAAAGCAAAACATTATCCTGAAATAGTTGCCTATTTGGTAAAACCTATTAATAATAATGACTTAACATTAATAACAGCTAACTATTAG
- a CDS encoding KTSC domain-containing protein codes for MKKIVEYRKLLNVEKTVELKELKTIYRNAMKDAHPDKFQGDEAGLKEAEENSKRIIEAYHFLVSINAETIKQLLPEYTETTTTATITDYKFVEGRLIVNFSNGSVYEYISVPKATYVKMVNADSPGRFAKRHIFNAFPWRKTINQE; via the coding sequence ATGAAAAAAATAGTTGAATACCGCAAACTACTTAATGTAGAAAAAACAGTAGAGCTTAAAGAATTGAAAACCATCTATCGTAATGCGATGAAAGATGCACATCCTGATAAATTTCAAGGTGATGAAGCTGGTTTAAAAGAAGCTGAAGAAAACAGTAAAAGAATAATTGAAGCTTACCATTTCTTAGTAAGTATCAACGCAGAGACAATCAAACAACTTTTACCTGAATATACTGAAACAACGACTACAGCAACTATAACAGACTACAAGTTTGTTGAAGGTAGATTGATCGTTAATTTCTCAAACGGTAGTGTTTATGAATACATTAGTGTACCTAAAGCTACTTATGTAAAAATGGTTAACGCAGATTCTCCTGGAAGATTTGCAAAAAGACATATATTTAATGCTTTTCCTTGGAGAAAAACGATCAACCAAGAATAG
- a CDS encoding transposase, translating to MANFKDHKVSVKELLGFIPEALLSHLSTSTKVDHYSKVLHGKKVFYLLLYSIMDNEKLSQRTLEDTFNYSGFKSIFNLDESETIRRSSISERLSKIDASYFKEIFECMYDRFSESYNQLERGKYNLIRVDSTIVAEAAGKLKEGIDQKSGKKLIKYSVSFDGILPSGVEIFNAQRYSAEDNALPEAILNQVKKDTEHSNIYIIDRGIQSIRTMKDFDKKNIKFVIRSKENRKHQEIRSLIQENQDLDIGENILIQDSIVNLYTGVPIKNKRGNTHHRQEKVDNQFRLVVVKNKQNPEKAFWFITNDFQLTAKEVADYYRKRWDIEVFLDLSNKNSILVILFHSAKME from the coding sequence ATGGCAAATTTTAAAGACCACAAAGTATCCGTTAAAGAATTATTAGGCTTCATTCCAGAGGCTCTCTTATCCCATCTTTCCACCAGTACTAAAGTAGATCATTATTCAAAAGTTCTTCATGGCAAAAAAGTATTTTATCTGCTTTTATATTCTATAATGGATAACGAAAAGCTCAGCCAACGAACATTGGAAGACACCTTTAACTATTCAGGTTTTAAATCTATATTTAACTTGGATGAATCAGAAACTATCCGAAGAAGTTCAATTTCAGAGAGACTCTCGAAGATTGATGCGAGTTATTTCAAAGAAATTTTTGAATGTATGTATGATCGTTTTTCTGAGAGTTACAATCAGTTAGAAAGAGGCAAGTATAATTTAATTCGGGTAGATAGTACCATTGTTGCAGAAGCTGCTGGAAAACTCAAAGAAGGTATTGATCAAAAAAGCGGTAAAAAACTTATAAAATATAGTGTTTCCTTTGACGGAATTCTTCCTTCTGGTGTTGAGATATTTAATGCTCAAAGATATTCAGCAGAAGATAATGCTCTTCCCGAAGCTATTTTAAATCAAGTAAAAAAAGATACTGAACATAGCAATATTTACATTATCGACAGAGGTATTCAATCCATCCGAACTATGAAAGACTTTGATAAAAAGAATATCAAATTTGTTATCAGGTCTAAGGAAAACCGAAAACATCAAGAAATACGGTCTTTGATTCAGGAAAATCAGGATTTAGATATTGGAGAAAATATCTTAATTCAAGACAGTATTGTCAACCTTTACACAGGTGTTCCAATAAAAAACAAGCGAGGGAACACACATCATCGCCAAGAAAAAGTCGATAATCAATTCAGGCTAGTGGTTGTGAAAAACAAACAAAATCCCGAAAAAGCTTTTTGGTTTATTACTAATGATTTTCAACTTACTGCTAAAGAAGTTGCTGATTATTACAGGAAAAGATGGGATATTGAAGTTTTTTTAGATTTATCAAACAAGAACTCAATTTTAGTCATCTTGTTTCACTCAGCAAAAATGGAATAG
- a CDS encoding DUF4369 domain-containing protein yields the protein MKKIILFLTATALLTSCSKDKYTISGTATGFENGKTVILETQDEKGMGLIAVDTVKIENGKFEIKGKVTEPSFHTLQIEGAQGKIPFILENGDITVLVNKDTIQKSKISGTYNNDEYVKFNEEITKIQKPLMAFQTANMQKMQMAQQAKDTATINGLMKEYTKIQTEIGATSKAKYVDYANTHPKAFISVLIIEGMSNDPAVDSKKIETMYNSLDESLKNSKHGKAVKTKIASLKTPSVGATAAPVAPAAK from the coding sequence ATGAAAAAAATTATTTTATTTCTTACCGCTACAGCTTTACTTACTTCTTGTAGCAAAGACAAATACACTATCTCAGGAACTGCTACTGGATTTGAAAATGGAAAAACTGTTATCCTAGAGACTCAAGACGAGAAAGGAATGGGATTGATTGCTGTTGATACAGTAAAAATTGAAAACGGAAAATTTGAAATCAAAGGAAAAGTAACTGAACCATCTTTCCATACTTTACAAATCGAAGGAGCACAAGGTAAAATTCCATTTATCTTAGAAAATGGAGATATTACAGTTCTTGTAAATAAAGATACTATTCAAAAATCTAAAATTTCTGGTACTTATAATAATGATGAGTATGTGAAATTTAATGAAGAAATAACTAAAATACAAAAACCTTTAATGGCTTTTCAAACAGCTAATATGCAAAAAATGCAAATGGCTCAACAAGCTAAGGATACAGCAACTATTAATGGTTTGATGAAAGAATATACTAAAATTCAAACTGAAATTGGTGCAACTTCAAAAGCTAAATATGTTGATTATGCAAATACACATCCTAAAGCTTTTATTAGTGTACTAATTATTGAAGGAATGAGTAATGACCCTGCTGTAGATTCTAAAAAAATTGAAACTATGTACAATAGCTTAGATGAGTCATTGAAAAACTCTAAACACGGTAAAGCTGTAAAAACAAAAATTGCTTCATTAAAAACGCCTTCAGTTGGTGCTACAGCAGCTCCAGTTGCTCCAGCAGCTAAATGA
- a CDS encoding amino acid permease C-terminal domain-containing protein: protein MINLKRTWLRLFMWLAIGFIIYFIYGKKRSKLRNEIKS, encoded by the coding sequence TTGATTAACCTAAAGAGGACTTGGTTACGACTTTTTATGTGGTTGGCAATTGGCTTTATAATCTATTTCATTTATGGTAAAAAAAGAAGCAAACTTAGAAATGAAATTAAATCATAA
- a CDS encoding SIMPL domain-containing protein encodes MKKSIVFLVCLFTVLAYSQEVKLVPQINVSGEGKIKVVPDQVMILATVETKGTNAKDVKKQNDQQMEAVIKLIKTMNLAPADYKTKRVSLNPQYDPEKKKHTYNATQTIEILLKDLSKYDELMEGLVDQGINRIDNVTFQSSKLAQYQSEARKQAMKDAKMKAEDYVSVLGQKVGLATVVTDNSQNYYPQPVYGEMRTMAMKSDSAAPRETMAVGEIEIVANVSVSFKLE; translated from the coding sequence ATGAAAAAATCAATTGTATTCTTAGTTTGTTTATTTACTGTGCTTGCTTATAGTCAAGAAGTAAAACTGGTTCCTCAAATAAATGTTTCTGGAGAGGGAAAGATTAAAGTAGTTCCCGATCAAGTTATGATATTAGCTACAGTAGAAACTAAAGGAACAAATGCTAAAGATGTAAAAAAACAAAATGACCAGCAAATGGAAGCTGTTATAAAATTGATTAAAACTATGAATTTAGCTCCTGCTGATTACAAAACAAAAAGAGTCTCTTTGAATCCGCAGTATGATCCTGAGAAAAAGAAGCATACTTATAATGCAACACAAACTATCGAAATTCTATTGAAAGATTTGTCAAAGTATGATGAATTAATGGAAGGATTAGTAGATCAAGGAATCAATAGAATTGATAATGTTACTTTTCAATCTTCAAAATTAGCCCAATACCAATCTGAAGCACGAAAACAAGCTATGAAGGACGCAAAAATGAAAGCTGAAGACTATGTGTCTGTTTTAGGGCAAAAAGTTGGCTTAGCAACTGTTGTTACAGATAACTCACAAAACTATTATCCACAACCTGTGTATGGCGAAATGAGAACTATGGCAATGAAATCTGATAGTGCTGCGCCAAGAGAAACAATGGCTGTGGGAGAGATTGAGATAGTAGCTAATGTAAGTGTTAGTTTTAAACTAGAGTAG